The Agrococcus sp. SGAir0287 DNA window GCACGATCGCGACCGGCTCCATCCTCGGCAGCGACGAGGTGTGCGCGCGCTTCGGCGTCTCGCGATCGGTCGTGCGCGAGGCCGTGCGCACCCTCGGCTCCATGGGGCTCGTCGCGCCGCGCCCGCAGGTGGGCACGCGCGTCCAGCCACCGACGGAGTGGGACCTGCTGAATCCGCACATCGTGCGCTGGCGCAGCGCCGGCGTCGGCGGCGTCGAGCAGCTGCGCGAGCTGCTCGAGCTGCGTCTCGGGCTCGAGCCGGTCGCGGCGAGGCTGGCGGCGACGCGGATGCCGCCAGCGGAGGCAGACCGACTCGTCGCATGCGTGGCGGGCATGGAGTCCGCCCTCGCCGCCGGCGACGCACCGCGCTACTTCGCCTTCGACGTCGAGTTCCACGCCCTCCTGCTCGACGGCTCCGGCAACGGCGTGATGGCGCGGCTGGCGGAGGCTGTCGGCATCACGATCGCGGCACGCAGCCGCGACCCGAGACCCGGCATGGACGGCATCCGGCCGTCGTCGGTCGTCGACCACCGCGCGCTCGCCGAGGCGATCGCCGCGGGCGACGCCGATGCGGCGGAGGCGTCGGCTCGCGTGGTCGTGCGCGACACGCTCGCCGAGATCGACGACATCGCCGGCGCCTCCGACTCCGCGGCCTGAGCCCGCACGGCACGATCGCCCGGCGCTCGGCGCATCGTCAGCGGGTAGGCGCCGTCGCACGCTCCTCGACGGCGCCCGACCGACGCGCCGCACCGACCGCGCTGCCGCGACGCGCCGATGCGCGTTGCAATAAGTATGACGAGTATGAGTGAATGGCGGACGACCCGACATCCCGTGCGAAGGAGCACCGACCGATGACGATCCCCTCCGACCGCCTGCTCGACTGGACGACGCGCCTCCTCGTCGAATGGGGATTCGCCCCCGACGACGCCGCCTACGTCGCCGCCGGCCTCGTCGACGCGAACCTGCGCGGCGTCGACTCGCACGGCGTCATCCGCCTGCCCGCGTATCGCGCGCGCATCGATGCCGGTCTCGTCTCCCCCACCGCCGTCCCCGTCGTCGAGCAGCGCGGCGCGGTCGTGCGGATCGACGCCGCCGGGGCGCAGGGTCAGCTCGCCGCACGCGCGGCCGTCGAGGCCGTCGACGCCGCGGCCACCGCCCACGGCGTCGGCACGGTCGTCGTGCGCGGCTCGGCGCACTTCGGCACCGCGGGCACGTACGCGCGTGCGCTCGCCGCACGCGGCAAGGTCGCCATGGTCGTGTCGAACTCCGAGCCGGGCGTCGTGCCCTTCGGCGGCCGCGAGCCGCTGCTGGGCACGAACCCCTTCGCGTTCGCCGCACCCACGAGCGGCGAGCCCGTGAGCCTCGACATGGCCACGAGCACGAGCGCGATGGGCAAGGTCTTCGTCGCCCGGGCGGCGGGCACGTCGATCCCCGACACCTGGGGCGTCGACGCCGAGGGCCGCCCGACCACCGACCCGCATGCCGTGGTCGCGCTGCTGCCCGCCGGTGGACCGAAGGGCTACGGCATCGGCTTCCTCGTGGAGATCCTCGGCGGCGTGCTCTCGGGCGCGGCCATCGCGAGCGGCATCGGCAGCATGTACGACGACTTCTCGAAGCCGCAGGACGTCGGCCACTGGATGCTCGCGCTCGATGCGGAGGCGTTCATGCCCCTCGGCGAGCTCCAGGAGCGGATGGATGCGCTCGTCGCAGAGGCGCACGCCATCGCCCCTGCGCCGGGCTCCGACGAGGTGCTCGTCCCCGGCGAGCCCGAGGAGCGCACGCGGCGCACTCGACTCGCCGACGGCATCGCACTGCCCGACGCGACCGTCGACGACCTCGTCGCGCTCGGCGAGCGCTTCGCGGTGCCCTTCGAGGGCGGTGCGCGATGAAGGTGCTCGTGCCGACGATCGTCGACGGGCTCGACGCCCTCGAGGGCGCCCAGGTCGTGCGCTTCGACCCTGCCGCGCCCATCCCCGACGAGCATCTCGATGCCGACGTGCTCGTGGGCTGGGGCCTGGGCGACGCGCAGCTCGCCGATGCCGCGACGCGCCTGCGCTCCCTGCGCATGGTGCAGCTGCTCTCGGCGGGCAGCGACGCCGCGCTCGCCGCGGGCTTCGCGCCCGGCGTCGCGATCTGCAGCGGTCGATCGCTGCACGATCGCCCCGTCGCCGAGCACGCGCTCGCGCTCATCCTGGCCGCGGCCAGGCGTCTGCACACGCTCGTGCGGGCGCAGCTCGAGCACCGTTGGGCGAGCGAGCTCGGCGGCATCCAGCCCGAGCCATCGCCCGGCGTCTTCACCACCCTGCGCGACGCGCGCGTCACGATCTGGGGCTACGGCAGCATCGGCAGCACCCTCGCTCCGCATCTGCAGGCGCTCGGCGCGCACGTGACGGGCGCCGCGACCCGTGCGCGCACGGAGGGCGACGTCGAGGTCGTCGATCGCGATGCGCTGCCCGCGCTGCTCGAGCGGACGGACGTGCTCGTCATGATCCTGCCCGCGACCGACGCCACGCGGCATGCGCTCGACGCGACGATGCTCGCGCACCTGCCGCGCCACGCGTGGGTCGTGAACGTCGGCCGCGGTGCGACCGTCGACGAGGCGGCGCTCGTGGCCGCGCTCGAGGCGGATGCGCTCGGCGGGGCGGCGCTCGACGTCACCGAGGTCGAGCCGCTGCCCGCCTCGTCGCCGCTCTGGGAGCGCGACGACGTCATCCTCACGCCGCATGCCGCGGGCGGGCGGCCGCTCGGCGCTGCGTCGCTCGTCGCCGCGAACGTCGCAGCGCTCGCGAACGGCGACCCGCTCGCCAACCTCGTGCAGGTCGTCGGCGACTGACCGACGGCCCCCCCGCATC harbors:
- a CDS encoding Ldh family oxidoreductase; this encodes MTIPSDRLLDWTTRLLVEWGFAPDDAAYVAAGLVDANLRGVDSHGVIRLPAYRARIDAGLVSPTAVPVVEQRGAVVRIDAAGAQGQLAARAAVEAVDAAATAHGVGTVVVRGSAHFGTAGTYARALAARGKVAMVVSNSEPGVVPFGGREPLLGTNPFAFAAPTSGEPVSLDMATSTSAMGKVFVARAAGTSIPDTWGVDAEGRPTTDPHAVVALLPAGGPKGYGIGFLVEILGGVLSGAAIASGIGSMYDDFSKPQDVGHWMLALDAEAFMPLGELQERMDALVAEAHAIAPAPGSDEVLVPGEPEERTRRTRLADGIALPDATVDDLVALGERFAVPFEGGAR
- a CDS encoding NAD(P)-dependent oxidoreductase, which produces MKVLVPTIVDGLDALEGAQVVRFDPAAPIPDEHLDADVLVGWGLGDAQLADAATRLRSLRMVQLLSAGSDAALAAGFAPGVAICSGRSLHDRPVAEHALALILAAARRLHTLVRAQLEHRWASELGGIQPEPSPGVFTTLRDARVTIWGYGSIGSTLAPHLQALGAHVTGAATRARTEGDVEVVDRDALPALLERTDVLVMILPATDATRHALDATMLAHLPRHAWVVNVGRGATVDEAALVAALEADALGGAALDVTEVEPLPASSPLWERDDVILTPHAAGGRPLGAASLVAANVAALANGDPLANLVQVVGD
- a CDS encoding FadR/GntR family transcriptional regulator, with translation MHGRQGGEDMHGDASRPLARSLSRARIGSGLYAQVVETLGQEIVDGTIATGSILGSDEVCARFGVSRSVVREAVRTLGSMGLVAPRPQVGTRVQPPTEWDLLNPHIVRWRSAGVGGVEQLRELLELRLGLEPVAARLAATRMPPAEADRLVACVAGMESALAAGDAPRYFAFDVEFHALLLDGSGNGVMARLAEAVGITIAARSRDPRPGMDGIRPSSVVDHRALAEAIAAGDADAAEASARVVVRDTLAEIDDIAGASDSAA